Proteins encoded together in one Pseudomonas sp. Seg1 window:
- the cobW gene encoding cobalamin biosynthesis protein CobW yields MKTLAKLPVTIVTGFLGSGKTTLLRHMLDNAQGRRIAVIVNEFGELGIDGEILKQCTIGCTEEEATGRVYELANGCLCCTVQEEFFPVMRELVARRGDLDHILIETSGLALPKPLVQAFQWPEIRSACTVDAVITVVDSPAVAAGTFAAFPDQVDAQRKLDPNLDHESPLHELFADQLASADLVILNKADQTSPEDLARVRAEVAEELPPAVKIIEASNGRLPLDVLIGLGAGSEEHIDSRHSHHDHHHGEGDDEHDDHDHDAFDSISIELPQADESLLLDALTQLVVKHGILRVKGFAAIPNKPMRLLIQGVGTRFDKHFDRQWGADESRVTRLVLIGQELDAAQLEAQLRAALSV; encoded by the coding sequence ATGAAAACACTGGCCAAACTCCCCGTCACCATCGTCACCGGCTTCCTCGGCTCGGGCAAAACCACACTGCTGCGGCACATGCTCGACAACGCCCAAGGCCGCCGTATCGCGGTGATCGTCAACGAGTTCGGCGAGTTGGGCATCGACGGTGAAATCCTCAAGCAATGCACCATCGGCTGCACCGAAGAAGAAGCCACCGGTCGCGTCTACGAACTGGCAAACGGCTGCCTGTGCTGCACCGTTCAGGAAGAATTCTTCCCGGTGATGCGCGAACTGGTTGCCCGTCGTGGCGACCTCGATCACATCCTCATCGAAACTTCCGGCCTGGCCCTGCCGAAGCCATTGGTTCAAGCCTTCCAGTGGCCGGAAATCCGCAGCGCCTGCACCGTGGATGCGGTGATCACCGTGGTCGACAGTCCGGCCGTGGCCGCTGGCACTTTCGCTGCGTTCCCTGATCAGGTCGATGCCCAGCGCAAACTCGACCCGAACCTCGACCACGAGTCGCCGCTGCACGAACTGTTTGCCGACCAACTGGCCAGCGCCGACCTCGTAATCCTCAACAAGGCCGACCAGACCAGCCCGGAAGATCTCGCTCGCGTCCGCGCTGAAGTCGCCGAAGAGTTGCCGCCAGCGGTGAAAATCATCGAAGCCAGCAACGGTCGCCTGCCGCTGGACGTGCTGATCGGCCTCGGTGCCGGTTCTGAAGAACACATCGACAGCCGCCACAGCCATCACGATCACCACCACGGTGAAGGCGATGACGAACACGATGACCACGATCACGACGCCTTCGATTCGATCTCCATCGAACTGCCGCAAGCCGACGAGAGCCTGCTGCTCGACGCGCTGACGCAACTGGTGGTCAAGCATGGCATCCTGCGCGTGAAGGGCTTCGCGGCCATTCCGAACAAGCCAATGCGCCTGCTGATTCAGGGTGTGGGTACGCGTTTCGACAAGCACTTCGACCGTCAGTGGGGCGCCGATGAATCGCGCGTTACGCGCCTGGTGTTGATCGGTCAGGAGCTCGACGCGGCGCAACTCGAAGCGCAACTGCGCGCCGCGCTCAGCGTTTAA
- a CDS encoding CbtB domain-containing protein, with protein MSIISSTGSNTDKIASSSTLSQRLTAAIFASILGASLVYFAGFSHIEAVHNAAHDTRHSAAFPCH; from the coding sequence ATGTCGATCATCAGCAGCACCGGCAGCAACACAGACAAAATCGCCAGCAGCAGCACACTGAGCCAACGTCTGACCGCCGCCATCTTCGCGTCGATTCTCGGCGCCAGCCTCGTCTATTTCGCCGGTTTCTCGCACATCGAAGCGGTCCATAACGCTGCCCACGATACCCGCCACAGCGCCGCGTTCCCGTGCCACTGA
- a CDS encoding CbtA family protein, translating to MIKRIAQTAGFTGLLAALLLTLLQSFWVSPLILQAETFEKAEPVAEVHEHAAGTAAHTHDAEAWEPENGWQRVVSTTGGNLVVAVGFALMLAGLYTLRAPTKTSQGLLWGLAGYATFVLAPTLGLPPELPGTAAADLASRQIWWISTAASTAAGLALIAFRRHWLMKVLGVAILAVPHVIGAPQPEVHSMLAPEALEAQFKIASQLTNVAFWLALGLISAWLFRRNSDGQYHA from the coding sequence ATGATCAAGCGAATTGCACAAACCGCAGGTTTCACTGGCCTTCTGGCCGCCCTGCTCCTCACGCTGCTGCAAAGTTTCTGGGTGTCGCCGCTGATTCTGCAGGCCGAAACCTTCGAGAAAGCCGAACCTGTGGCGGAAGTTCACGAACACGCCGCCGGCACCGCCGCACACACCCACGATGCCGAAGCCTGGGAGCCGGAAAACGGCTGGCAGCGCGTCGTCTCGACCACTGGCGGCAATCTGGTAGTGGCCGTTGGTTTCGCTTTGATGCTCGCCGGTCTCTACACCCTGCGCGCGCCGACCAAGACCTCGCAAGGTCTGCTTTGGGGCCTCGCTGGTTACGCCACTTTCGTACTGGCGCCGACGCTGGGCTTGCCGCCTGAACTGCCAGGCACTGCCGCAGCGGATCTGGCTTCGCGGCAGATCTGGTGGATCAGCACCGCCGCCTCCACCGCTGCCGGTCTGGCGCTGATTGCGTTCAGACGGCACTGGCTGATGAAAGTCCTCGGCGTGGCAATTCTCGCCGTGCCACATGTGATCGGCGCACCACAACCGGAAGTGCATTCGATGCTGGCTCCGGAAGCCCTCGAAGCCCAGTTCAAAATCGCTTCGCAGCTGACCAACGTCGCGTTCTGGCTGGCTCTCGGCCTGATCAGCGCCTGGCTGTTCCGCCGCAATAGCGATGGTCAATACCACGCATGA
- a CDS encoding cobalamin biosynthesis protein has translation MSNDSAAPTFVVGLGCQRGCPASTLRALFDQALQAHRIDLVAVKALASIDLKRDEPGLQELAAQLALPLLYFSSEELASYQQRLSHHSQIAYERTGCYGVAESAALALAEQLIQAPAKLLISRQKYAQATLALAGAA, from the coding sequence ATGAGCAATGACAGCGCAGCGCCGACCTTTGTGGTCGGCCTGGGCTGCCAGCGCGGCTGCCCCGCCAGCACGTTGCGCGCGTTATTCGATCAAGCCTTGCAGGCCCATCGCATCGACCTCGTCGCGGTCAAGGCACTGGCCAGCATCGACTTGAAGCGCGATGAGCCCGGTTTACAGGAACTCGCCGCGCAACTGGCCCTGCCCCTGCTGTACTTCAGCAGTGAAGAACTGGCCAGCTACCAACAGCGACTGAGCCACCATTCGCAAATCGCCTACGAACGCACGGGTTGCTACGGCGTGGCGGAAAGCGCGGCACTGGCCCTCGCCGAGCAACTGATTCAGGCCCCGGCAAAACTGCTGATTTCCCGACAAAAATACGCACAGGCAACGTTGGCATTGGCCGGCGCTGCGTAA
- the cobM gene encoding precorrin-4 C(11)-methyltransferase, whose product MTVYFIGAGPGDPELITVKGQRLIRSCPVIIYAGSLVPAAVLDGHQAETVVNSAELHLEQIIELIKTAHAKGQDVARVHSGDPSLYGAIGEQIRYLRELNIPFEIIPGVTATAACAALLGAELTLPDVSQSVILTRYADKTAMPAGEELGNLAQHGATMAIHLGVNHLEKIIAELLPHYGADCPIAVIHRATWPDQDWVVGTLADIAGKVAAKGFRRTALILVGRVLGSEVFSESSLYRAGHAHLYRP is encoded by the coding sequence ATGACTGTTTACTTCATCGGCGCCGGCCCCGGCGACCCGGAATTGATCACCGTCAAAGGCCAGCGGCTGATCCGCAGTTGCCCGGTGATCATCTACGCAGGTTCGCTGGTGCCGGCGGCAGTGCTTGACGGTCATCAGGCTGAAACCGTGGTCAACAGCGCGGAGTTGCACCTGGAGCAGATCATCGAATTGATCAAAACCGCCCATGCCAAAGGTCAGGATGTGGCGCGGGTTCACTCGGGTGATCCGAGCCTTTATGGCGCGATTGGCGAGCAGATTCGCTATCTGCGCGAGTTGAATATTCCATTCGAAATCATCCCCGGCGTCACCGCCACCGCCGCCTGCGCGGCGTTGCTCGGCGCCGAACTGACGCTGCCGGACGTGTCGCAAAGCGTGATTCTGACCCGTTATGCCGATAAGACCGCGATGCCGGCCGGCGAAGAACTCGGAAATCTGGCGCAACATGGCGCGACCATGGCGATTCATCTGGGGGTCAATCACCTGGAGAAGATCATCGCCGAACTGTTGCCGCATTACGGCGCAGATTGTCCGATCGCGGTGATTCACCGGGCGACATGGCCGGATCAGGATTGGGTGGTGGGGACGCTGGCGGATATTGCCGGGAAGGTTGCGGCCAAAGGGTTTCGGCGCACGGCGTTGATTCTGGTTGGACGGGTGCTGGGGAGTGAGGTGTTTAGCGAGTCATCGTTGTATCGCGCTGGGCATGCTCACCTTTACAGACCGTGA
- the nfuA gene encoding Fe-S biogenesis protein NfuA, which yields MTAITITDAAHDYLADLLSKQNTPGIGIRVFITQPGTQYAETCIAYCKPGEEKPEDTALGLKSFTAYIDSFSEAFLDDAVVDYATDRMGGQLTIKAPNAKVPMVNADSPVNERINYYLQTEINPGLASHGGQVSLIDVVEDGIAVLQFGGGCQGCGQADVTLKEGIERTLLERIPELKGVRDVTDHTQKENAYY from the coding sequence ATGACCGCTATTACCATCACCGACGCCGCCCACGATTACTTGGCCGATCTGCTGTCCAAGCAGAACACCCCGGGCATCGGTATCCGCGTCTTTATCACCCAGCCTGGCACCCAGTACGCCGAAACCTGCATTGCCTACTGCAAGCCGGGCGAAGAAAAACCCGAAGATACAGCGCTGGGGCTGAAAAGCTTCACCGCGTATATCGATTCGTTCAGCGAAGCGTTTCTCGATGACGCCGTCGTCGACTACGCCACCGATCGCATGGGTGGCCAACTGACCATCAAGGCGCCAAACGCCAAAGTGCCGATGGTCAACGCCGACAGCCCGGTCAACGAGCGCATCAACTATTACCTGCAAACCGAAATAAACCCGGGGCTGGCCAGCCACGGCGGTCAGGTCAGCCTGATCGATGTGGTTGAAGACGGCATCGCCGTGTTGCAGTTCGGTGGCGGTTGCCAGGGCTGCGGCCAGGCCGACGTGACCTTGAAGGAAGGTATCGAGCGCACGCTGCTTGAGCGCATTCCGGAACTTAAAGGCGTTCGCGACGTGACCGACCACACGCAGAAAGAAAACGCCTACTACTAA
- a CDS encoding acyltransferase, with protein MLISVQALRALAAWTVVCHHFMQIFFDFEARGPVGQWFIDKGAVGVDIFFVISGLVIFLSTEDKTLRPGQFLLYRLFRIVPAYWLYTLLMALLVVFAQPLLPDQTLDWSHLLLSLLFIPTENPGGYGIYPTLNVGWTLNYEMLFYVLFACALVFRWQVRLLVVAALLFSACQAFGWVNEFYRADIVYEFLLGIGIGVLYRRGWIGAGLWLPLLGIVGALLAIYHLAPAPRLLNWGVPSAVLVMACIALERYVERNRVLKLLGDCSYSVYLMHVLVLSAGGFIARRYGINPYLMFAVCALAIGVGSWLSYEWVEKRSYRWLKARIDDAPVENLSRQKY; from the coding sequence ATGTTGATTTCAGTGCAGGCCCTGCGTGCGCTCGCCGCGTGGACGGTGGTCTGCCATCACTTCATGCAGATTTTCTTCGACTTTGAAGCGCGAGGTCCGGTGGGCCAGTGGTTCATCGACAAGGGAGCAGTGGGCGTCGACATTTTCTTCGTCATCAGCGGTCTGGTGATTTTCCTCTCGACCGAAGACAAAACCCTGCGGCCGGGGCAATTCCTGCTGTATCGATTGTTTCGCATCGTCCCGGCGTATTGGCTGTACACGTTGCTGATGGCGTTGCTGGTGGTGTTTGCCCAGCCGTTGCTGCCGGATCAAACGCTGGACTGGAGCCATCTGCTGCTGTCGCTGCTGTTCATTCCAACCGAGAATCCCGGCGGTTACGGCATCTATCCGACACTGAATGTCGGCTGGACCCTCAATTACGAAATGCTGTTTTACGTGCTGTTCGCCTGTGCCCTGGTATTTCGCTGGCAGGTTCGCTTGCTGGTGGTGGCGGCGCTGCTGTTTAGTGCCTGCCAGGCATTCGGCTGGGTCAACGAGTTCTACCGGGCGGACATCGTCTACGAATTTTTGCTGGGGATCGGCATTGGCGTGCTCTACCGTCGTGGGTGGATCGGCGCGGGATTGTGGCTACCGTTGCTGGGCATCGTCGGCGCCTTGTTGGCGATTTATCATCTGGCTCCGGCACCGCGGCTGCTGAACTGGGGCGTGCCGAGTGCGGTGCTGGTGATGGCCTGTATCGCACTGGAGCGCTATGTCGAGCGCAATCGAGTGCTGAAATTGCTCGGTGATTGTTCCTATTCGGTTTATCTGATGCATGTATTGGTGCTGTCGGCGGGGGGATTTATCGCTCGACGCTACGGGATCAATCCCTATCTGATGTTCGCCGTGTGTGCGCTGGCGATCGGCGTCGGTTCGTGGTTGAGCTACGAATGGGTGGAAAAACGCAGTTACCGTTGGCTCAAGGCACGGATTGACGACGCGCCTGTCGAGAATCTTTCCCGACAAAAATACTAG
- a CDS encoding fatty acid cis/trans isomerase, with the protein MSYRVISTVLLFLSFGAAAQEPSISPSISYTRDIQPIFTEKCVACHACYDSACQLNLGSGEGAGRGASKMPVYDGERTQAAPTTRLFYDAFGKRAWQQKGFYSVLDAQGSQAALMARMLELGHKTPLTPNAKLPEDIVLGLNRENMCAMPAEFEGYAGAHPKEGMPLAVTGLTDQQYQTLQRWLASGAPIDEQGLAPSAKEAMQIVQWENLLNAPGARQSLVGRWLFEHLFLAHIYFKDGEPGHYFQWVRSRTPTGQPIDLIATRRPNDDPGTQVYYRLWPVQGVIVHKTHITYPLSAAKMARVKSLFYNGNWQVSALPGYGPQSRANPFATFEAIPAQARYQFMLDNAEYFVRTFIRGPVCRGQIATDVIRDNFWALFQAPEHDLYITDPNYRGQATPLLAMPGQNDDVGSVLSLWHNYRNKRNEYEALRRDSYADIPAPSWSTLWAGNDNALLSIFRHFDSASVTKGLIGEVPQTLWLFDYPLLERTYYQLAVNFDVFGNVSHQAQTRLYFDLIRNGAEQNFLRLMPADSREDYLNDWYQSSGQFKMWLDYEAIDDDKPTALKLDEKDPKYDFAMQLLARYGDLNARPDPINRCDGAYCSRPNIDPALQNAEQALSRLASRPAAGLKVIDQLPEATMLRIATASGKREVYSLLRNRAHSNVAFLLGESLRYQPGLDTLTIYPGVLSSYPNFIFNIPADQVPAFVDAMENAKDANRFEKIVERWGIRRSHPQFWFYFHDLSQYLHETDPVEEGVLDMNRYENL; encoded by the coding sequence ATGTCGTACCGCGTCATCAGCACTGTGTTGCTGTTCTTAAGCTTTGGTGCGGCGGCGCAAGAGCCTTCGATCTCGCCTTCCATTTCCTACACCCGCGACATCCAGCCAATCTTCACCGAGAAGTGCGTGGCCTGCCATGCGTGCTATGACTCTGCCTGCCAGCTCAATCTGGGCAGTGGCGAAGGCGCGGGCCGGGGCGCGAGCAAGATGCCGGTCTATGACGGCGAACGCACACAAGCGGCACCGACCACGCGCTTGTTCTACGACGCCTTCGGCAAACGCGCCTGGCAGCAGAAGGGCTTCTATTCGGTGCTTGATGCCCAGGGAAGTCAGGCCGCGTTGATGGCGCGCATGCTTGAGCTGGGGCACAAAACCCCGTTGACGCCGAACGCCAAACTCCCGGAAGACATCGTGCTCGGTCTCAATCGCGAGAACATGTGTGCGATGCCCGCCGAATTCGAGGGCTATGCCGGGGCGCATCCGAAGGAAGGCATGCCGTTGGCGGTGACCGGCCTCACCGATCAGCAGTATCAGACGTTGCAGCGTTGGCTGGCCTCAGGTGCGCCGATTGACGAGCAAGGGCTGGCGCCGAGTGCCAAAGAGGCGATGCAGATCGTTCAGTGGGAAAACCTGCTCAATGCGCCGGGCGCTCGCCAGAGTCTGGTCGGGCGCTGGTTGTTCGAGCACTTGTTTCTGGCGCACATCTATTTCAAGGATGGCGAGCCGGGGCACTACTTTCAGTGGGTGCGCTCGCGCACCCCGACAGGTCAGCCGATCGACCTGATTGCCACCCGTCGCCCCAACGATGATCCGGGCACCCAGGTGTATTACCGCTTGTGGCCGGTGCAAGGGGTGATCGTGCATAAAACCCACATCACCTATCCGCTCAGCGCGGCGAAGATGGCTCGGGTCAAAAGCCTGTTCTACAACGGCAACTGGCAAGTCAGCGCGTTGCCCGGCTACGGCCCGCAAAGTCGCGCCAACCCGTTTGCCACGTTTGAAGCGATTCCGGCGCAGGCGCGTTATCAGTTCATGCTCGATAACGCCGAATACTTCGTCCGCACCTTTATTCGCGGTCCGGTGTGCCGTGGGCAGATCGCGACTGACGTGATCCGCGACAACTTCTGGGCGCTGTTCCAGGCGCCGGAACATGACCTGTACATCACCGACCCCAACTATCGCGGCCAGGCCACGCCGCTGTTGGCCATGCCGGGGCAGAACGACGATGTCGGCAGCGTTTTGAGCCTGTGGCATAACTACCGCAACAAACGAAACGAGTACGAGGCTTTGCGCCGCGACAGCTACGCCGATATTCCCGCGCCGAGCTGGTCGACGTTGTGGGCCGGCAACGACAACGCGCTGTTGAGCATCTTCCGCCACTTCGACAGCGCTTCGGTGACCAAAGGCCTGATCGGTGAAGTGCCGCAGACCCTGTGGCTGTTCGACTATCCGTTGCTGGAACGCACGTATTACCAGTTGGCGGTCAACTTCGATGTATTCGGTAACGTCTCCCATCAGGCGCAAACCCGTTTGTATTTCGACTTGATCCGCAACGGCGCCGAACAGAATTTCCTGCGCCTGATGCCGGCCGATTCCCGCGAGGACTACCTCAACGATTGGTACCAGAGCAGCGGCCAGTTCAAGATGTGGCTCGACTATGAAGCCATCGACGACGACAAGCCGACCGCGCTCAAGCTCGACGAGAAAGACCCGAAATACGACTTCGCCATGCAATTGCTCGCACGTTATGGCGACCTCAATGCGCGGCCCGATCCGATCAACCGCTGTGATGGCGCGTATTGCTCGCGGCCGAACATTGATCCGGCGCTGCAAAATGCCGAACAGGCCCTCAGTCGCCTGGCTTCGCGTCCGGCCGCTGGCCTGAAAGTCATCGATCAATTGCCGGAAGCAACCATGTTGCGCATCGCAACGGCCAGCGGCAAACGCGAGGTCTACAGCCTGTTGCGCAACCGTGCCCACAGCAACGTGGCGTTTTTGCTCGGTGAGTCGCTGCGTTATCAACCGGGGCTGGATACGCTGACCATTTATCCGGGCGTGCTCAGCAGTTATCCGAACTTCATCTTCAACATCCCGGCCGATCAGGTTCCGGCGTTTGTCGATGCGATGGAAAACGCCAAGGATGCCAATCGTTTCGAGAAAATCGTCGAACGCTGGGGCATTCGCCGCAGTCATCCGCAATTCTGGTTCTATTTCCACGATCTGAGCCAGTACCTCCACGAAACCGATCCGGTGGAAGAGGGCGTGCTGGACATGAACCGCTACGAGAATCTTTGA